One window of Brevibacterium pigmentatum genomic DNA carries:
- the serC gene encoding phosphoserine transaminase, producing MTATNIEIPNDLLPADGRFGSGPARIRPAQIEALTSAATEVLGTSHRQAPVKNLVGRIRSGLAELFSLPEGYEVVLGNGGSTVFWDVAAFGLVRERAAHATFGEFGQKFAKATDTAPHLASSLILNAEPGTAAIPTPEALAAAGLVSSPAGATTGASAADVFAWPHNETSTGVATQITRPAGIAEDALVVIDATSGAGGLAVDIAETDVYYFAPQKNMGSDGGLWVAIMSPRAIARAQEIKDSGRWIPTSLDLVTAIENSAKDQTYNTPAVATLLLLAEQIEWINGNGGLSWAAERTAESSGLVYDWVESAEAAHPYVAEPADRSSVVATVDFDESVDAAAVAKVLRANGVVDVEPYRKLGRNQLRIATFVSVDPDDVRALLACIDFVIDALK from the coding sequence GTGACTGCGACGAATATTGAGATCCCGAACGACCTTCTGCCCGCCGACGGACGCTTCGGCTCCGGCCCGGCCCGCATCCGCCCCGCCCAGATCGAGGCGCTGACCTCGGCCGCGACCGAGGTGCTCGGCACCAGCCACCGCCAGGCGCCGGTGAAGAACCTCGTCGGCCGCATCCGCTCCGGACTGGCCGAGCTGTTCAGCCTGCCCGAGGGCTACGAAGTGGTGCTCGGCAACGGCGGGTCCACCGTGTTCTGGGACGTCGCGGCCTTCGGCCTCGTCCGCGAGCGGGCCGCGCACGCGACCTTCGGCGAGTTCGGTCAGAAGTTCGCGAAGGCCACCGACACTGCCCCGCATCTGGCTTCCTCCCTTATCCTCAATGCCGAACCGGGCACGGCTGCGATCCCCACTCCGGAGGCCCTGGCTGCCGCTGGTCTCGTCTCCTCCCCCGCCGGGGCGACCACCGGCGCTTCCGCCGCCGACGTCTTCGCATGGCCCCACAATGAGACGTCGACCGGCGTCGCCACCCAGATCACACGTCCGGCCGGGATCGCCGAGGATGCCCTCGTTGTCATCGACGCTACCTCCGGTGCCGGCGGGCTGGCTGTCGACATCGCCGAGACCGACGTCTATTACTTCGCCCCGCAGAAGAACATGGGCTCCGACGGCGGCCTGTGGGTGGCGATTATGTCGCCGCGCGCGATCGCCCGCGCGCAGGAGATCAAGGACTCAGGGCGCTGGATCCCGACCTCGCTCGATCTGGTCACCGCGATCGAGAACTCGGCCAAGGACCAGACCTACAACACCCCGGCCGTGGCGACCCTGCTGCTGCTCGCCGAACAGATCGAGTGGATCAACGGCAACGGCGGCCTGTCGTGGGCGGCCGAGCGGACCGCGGAGTCCTCCGGGCTCGTCTACGACTGGGTTGAATCCGCCGAGGCGGCACACCCCTATGTCGCCGAGCCGGCCGACCGCTCATCGGTCGTCGCCACCGTCGACTTCGATGAGTCGGTCGACGCGGCGGCCGTGGCCAAGGTGCTGCGAGCCAATGGCGTCGTCGACGTCGAGCCCTACCGCAAGCTCGGCCGCAATCAGCTGCGCATCGCGACCTTCGTCTCCGTCGACCCCGACGATGTGCGGGCCCTGCTGGCCTGCATCGACTTCGTCATCGACGCACTCAAGTAA
- a CDS encoding NAD(P)/FAD-dependent oxidoreductase has translation MPAHTVDSSARVGIIGSGIAGASVAFGLASRGVDVTIVDDAMAGQATAASAGIIAPWVSTSTGAYYETYAAGGNFYPAFLEALRTLGIPDLGYRRSGALVVNNDPGTLAEAAATIRSRVAPAGTVAGEVHDLDAAELREIFPPIAPDMTGLLITGGGRVDGRVLRDAILTGARLHGARTVKDSAQNVTTSSAGTWSVRTTSATEDFDALVIAGGARSAELLGRLGHAVGIVPQRGQLLHLELRGVNTSPWPTIHPLDHHYITPFDGGRIVAGATREDGVGFDVRATAAGTQQVLDDALRIAPGLAQAAVLETRVGVRPMSTREGALPYAGAVQGADGLWLASGFGAGGLTMGPLIGDGVARLILGEEAPEIAHLAP, from the coding sequence ATGCCTGCACACACCGTCGACAGTTCCGCCCGCGTCGGCATCATCGGCAGCGGAATCGCCGGGGCCAGTGTTGCCTTCGGCCTCGCCTCCCGCGGGGTCGACGTCACCATCGTCGACGATGCCATGGCCGGGCAGGCGACAGCTGCCAGCGCGGGGATCATCGCACCGTGGGTGTCGACGAGCACCGGTGCCTACTACGAGACGTACGCGGCGGGAGGGAACTTCTATCCGGCGTTCCTCGAGGCGCTGCGTACACTCGGCATCCCCGACCTCGGCTATCGCAGGTCCGGTGCCCTCGTCGTCAACAACGACCCGGGGACCCTCGCCGAGGCGGCTGCGACCATCCGTTCTCGTGTCGCGCCCGCGGGGACCGTCGCGGGCGAGGTCCATGACCTCGATGCTGCGGAGCTTCGCGAGATCTTTCCGCCGATCGCTCCGGACATGACCGGACTCCTCATCACCGGAGGCGGCCGTGTCGACGGCCGGGTTCTGCGCGATGCGATCCTCACCGGAGCGCGCCTGCATGGCGCCAGAACGGTCAAAGATTCTGCACAGAATGTCACCACATCGAGCGCGGGCACATGGTCGGTACGCACCACCTCGGCGACGGAGGACTTCGACGCCCTCGTCATCGCAGGTGGGGCGCGGAGTGCCGAGCTCCTCGGACGGCTCGGCCACGCTGTGGGGATCGTCCCTCAACGTGGTCAGCTGCTCCATCTGGAGCTGCGCGGAGTCAACACATCGCCGTGGCCGACGATTCACCCTCTCGACCATCACTACATCACACCCTTCGACGGAGGCCGCATCGTCGCAGGCGCCACCAGGGAGGACGGGGTCGGCTTCGACGTCCGCGCCACTGCCGCCGGAACGCAGCAGGTCCTCGACGACGCGCTGCGGATCGCCCCGGGCCTCGCACAGGCTGCCGTTCTCGAGACCCGCGTCGGAGTGCGCCCCATGTCGACGCGCGAGGGGGCACTCCCGTACGCGGGTGCGGTGCAGGGCGCGGACGGACTGTGGCTGGCTTCGGGATTCGGCGCCGGCGGACTCACGATGGGCCCACTCATCGGCGATGGTGTGGCCAGACTGATCCTCGGCGAAGAGGCACCGGAGATCGCCCACCTGGCTCCGTGA
- a CDS encoding DUF456 domain-containing protein — protein MTTDIITSALVGLAILVGCLGIIVPVLPGSILIAIAVLIWAIIIGGPAAWIIFAIVAVFVAAGMSASLVLTGRKLKSMQVPNSSVLLGGVLAIIGFFVIPVLGLPIGFVGGLYLAEYARLKDGKTAWNSSWESIKAIGLGAAIEFILAMLAAITFGIGVLIHFFG, from the coding sequence GTGACAACTGACATCATCACCTCGGCGCTCGTGGGCCTGGCGATCCTCGTCGGCTGCCTGGGCATCATCGTGCCGGTGCTGCCCGGGTCGATCCTCATCGCCATCGCGGTGCTCATCTGGGCGATCATCATCGGCGGACCGGCCGCGTGGATCATCTTCGCCATCGTCGCGGTGTTCGTCGCGGCCGGAATGAGCGCCTCACTCGTGCTCACCGGTCGCAAACTCAAGTCCATGCAGGTGCCGAACTCCTCCGTGCTGCTGGGCGGGGTGCTCGCCATCATCGGCTTCTTCGTCATCCCCGTGCTCGGCCTGCCCATCGGCTTCGTCGGCGGCCTCTACCTCGCCGAGTATGCCCGCCTCAAGGACGGGAAGACGGCGTGGAACTCCAGCTGGGAATCGATCAAGGCGATCGGCCTCGGCGCTGCCATCGAGTTCATCCTCGCCATGCTCGCCGCCATCACCTTCGGCATCGGCGTGCTCATCCACTTCTTCGGCTGA